The Ruegeria sp. YS9 genome contains a region encoding:
- a CDS encoding ABC transporter ATP-binding protein encodes MTDPIVQAKDLTRFYTVKGGLLSKSATVKALSGVDFELKPGKTLAIVGESGCGKSTLARLVTMIEEPTSGRLTIDGVDITPSQWSKMRETVQIVFQDPYGSLNPRQRIGQILQEPLIINRPDMSAADRETLAREMIEMVGLRPEHYDRYPHMFSGGQRQRIAIARALMLNPRVLVLDEPVSALDVSIQSQILNLLVDLQERLDLAYLFISHDLSVVRHFADDVIVMYLGRAVEKAPKEQLFAAPRHPYSKALLSTTPRADPTARKERIKLEGELPSPMNIPKGCAFAQRCWLATDQCRATMPELAGETHQVACLYPL; translated from the coding sequence ATGACCGACCCCATCGTTCAGGCGAAAGATCTGACCAGGTTTTACACGGTGAAGGGCGGGTTGCTGTCCAAGTCAGCGACGGTGAAAGCCCTTTCGGGGGTGGATTTCGAACTGAAACCGGGAAAGACTCTGGCCATCGTCGGAGAGTCCGGCTGTGGCAAGTCAACACTGGCGCGATTGGTCACGATGATTGAAGAACCGACGTCGGGAAGGCTGACGATTGACGGTGTCGACATTACCCCGTCGCAATGGAGCAAGATGCGGGAAACGGTGCAAATCGTGTTCCAGGATCCGTATGGATCGCTGAATCCACGTCAGCGCATCGGCCAGATCTTGCAGGAGCCGCTGATCATCAATCGTCCGGACATGTCCGCCGCAGACCGCGAAACACTAGCGCGCGAAATGATCGAGATGGTCGGCTTGCGCCCCGAGCATTATGACCGCTATCCACATATGTTCTCTGGCGGGCAGCGTCAGCGGATCGCCATTGCACGCGCGCTTATGTTGAATCCCAGGGTCCTGGTCCTGGATGAGCCGGTTTCGGCACTGGACGTCTCGATCCAGTCGCAGATCCTGAACCTGCTTGTGGATTTGCAGGAACGGCTTGACCTCGCCTATCTGTTCATTTCGCACGATCTTTCGGTGGTTCGGCATTTTGCCGACGACGTGATCGTCATGTATCTGGGGCGCGCTGTTGAAAAGGCGCCCAAAGAACAGCTGTTCGCCGCGCCGCGTCACCCCTATTCCAAGGCGTTGCTGTCCACGACGCCCCGGGCCGACCCCACGGCCCGAAAAGAACGGATCAAGCTTGAGGGCGAACTGCCGTCGCCAATGAATATTCCTAAAGGTTGCGCCTTTGCGCAACGATGCTGGCTGGCAACCGATCAGTGCAGGGCAACAATGCCTGAACTGGCCGGAGAAACGCATCAGGTCGCGTGTCTGTACCCTTTGTAA
- a CDS encoding Xaa-Pro peptidase family protein, translated as MPDLSEYRKLAMDMSVDAVALVPGPNFTRALGKTFMSHERPFVVVIPAQGDPAAIVPNLELASWDLVGFEGAVFDWRDQTGYDGAFSALAEHIPIKSLAVEGQVMRVFVSAAFTRAIPDLRIVDGEREISGLRAIKTDDDIAALQAAIDISERALERVIADVRAGQTEKQVEQALIQALFAEGAESLAFSPIVAAGDNSARPHGKARADYRIRAGDALLFDFGARKHGFAADITRTFFVQDVPDEGRDVYDTVLRANKAGFEACRPGVTAHDIDDAVTSVLEASPFVDRIRTKTGHGLGRDVHEAPYIMRGNSQIILPGMVWTNEPGLYESDKFGVRIEDDVLVTGDGCRSLTRFPKELTIIGR; from the coding sequence ATGCCGGATTTGTCCGAATACCGCAAATTGGCAATGGATATGTCAGTGGACGCAGTGGCCCTGGTGCCCGGTCCGAATTTCACCCGCGCATTGGGCAAAACCTTCATGAGCCACGAACGCCCTTTTGTCGTGGTGATTCCGGCCCAAGGGGACCCGGCGGCGATCGTGCCCAACCTGGAGCTCGCTTCATGGGATCTGGTCGGATTTGAAGGTGCCGTGTTCGACTGGCGCGATCAGACCGGCTATGACGGCGCCTTTTCCGCGCTGGCAGAACATATTCCGATCAAATCGCTGGCTGTCGAAGGTCAGGTGATGCGGGTTTTCGTGTCTGCGGCGTTTACCCGCGCAATTCCGGATCTGCGGATTGTGGACGGTGAACGCGAAATCTCGGGCCTTCGTGCCATCAAAACTGACGACGATATCGCCGCGTTGCAAGCGGCCATCGATATCTCGGAACGCGCGTTGGAGCGTGTGATTGCTGACGTACGTGCAGGTCAGACCGAAAAACAGGTCGAGCAGGCGCTGATACAGGCCCTCTTCGCAGAAGGAGCGGAGTCGCTGGCCTTTTCCCCCATCGTGGCTGCGGGGGACAATTCAGCGCGACCGCACGGAAAGGCGCGCGCCGACTACCGGATCAGAGCAGGCGACGCGCTGTTGTTCGACTTTGGCGCTCGAAAACATGGCTTTGCGGCCGACATCACGCGAACTTTTTTCGTTCAGGACGTCCCGGACGAAGGCAGGGATGTCTACGACACGGTTTTGCGCGCCAACAAAGCCGGGTTTGAAGCCTGCCGCCCCGGCGTGACGGCACATGACATCGACGACGCGGTGACAAGCGTGCTTGAGGCCTCGCCTTTTGTTGATCGTATCCGGACCAAGACAGGTCACGGTCTGGGCCGGGATGTGCATGAGGCGCCGTATATCATGCGTGGTAACAGTCAGATAATCCTGCCGGGCATGGTCTGGACCAACGAACCCGGTCTGTATGAATCGGACAAGTTCGGCGTTCGCATCGAAGATGACGTTCTTGTCACCGGGGATGGCTGTCGGTCGCTGACCCGCTTTCCCAAAGAACTTACGATCATAGGTCGCTGA
- a CDS encoding ABC transporter permease subunit, with the protein MLGYFLTRLGLFVPTFLGVTLISFMFIRVLPGDPIIVMAGERGMTEERYQEMVEKLGFDKPVLQQYWDYLTGVLQGDLGESFVTRKPVWDEFFSLFPATLELSLCAMIFAIALGLPAGVIAAVNRGKFFDRALMSSALVGYSMPIFWWALLLIIIFSGNLGWTPVSGRIDLLYYFPSVTGFMLIDSLLSGQEGAFGSAVRHLILPTIVLGTIPLAVIARQTRSAMLEVLGEDYIRTARAKGLSPTRINGVHALRNALIPVVTVIGLSVGTLLAGAILTETIFSWPGIGKWMVDSIFRRDYPVVQGGLLMIAVIVMLVNLLVDVLYGIINPKIRRR; encoded by the coding sequence ATGCTTGGCTATTTCCTCACCCGTCTTGGCCTGTTTGTTCCGACATTCTTGGGCGTGACGCTGATTTCGTTCATGTTCATCCGGGTGCTGCCCGGCGATCCGATCATCGTGATGGCCGGTGAACGCGGCATGACGGAAGAACGTTATCAGGAAATGGTCGAAAAGCTGGGTTTCGACAAACCGGTGTTGCAGCAGTATTGGGATTACCTCACCGGAGTGCTTCAAGGTGATCTGGGCGAAAGCTTTGTCACCAGGAAACCTGTGTGGGACGAGTTCTTTTCGCTGTTTCCCGCAACGCTGGAGTTGTCCCTGTGCGCCATGATCTTTGCCATTGCGCTGGGTCTGCCCGCAGGTGTGATCGCGGCGGTGAACCGAGGGAAGTTCTTTGACCGGGCGCTGATGTCCTCGGCGCTGGTCGGGTACTCGATGCCCATCTTCTGGTGGGCGCTGCTGTTGATCATCATATTCTCGGGCAATCTGGGCTGGACGCCGGTCTCGGGACGGATCGACCTGTTGTATTACTTTCCCAGCGTCACCGGCTTCATGCTGATCGACAGCCTGTTGTCGGGTCAGGAAGGAGCATTCGGATCAGCCGTGCGCCATCTGATCCTGCCGACGATTGTGCTGGGAACGATTCCGCTGGCGGTCATCGCACGCCAGACCCGGTCGGCGATGCTGGAAGTTCTGGGCGAAGACTACATCCGCACCGCGCGTGCCAAGGGTTTGTCGCCAACGCGGATCAACGGGGTGCACGCGCTGCGTAACGCGCTGATTCCGGTTGTCACGGTGATCGGCCTGTCGGTGGGCACGTTGCTGGCAGGAGCCATCTTGACCGAAACCATCTTCAGCTGGCCGGGCATAGGCAAGTGGATGGTCGACAGCATTTTCCGCCGAGATTACCCGGTTGTTCAGGGCGGATTGCTGATGATCGCGGTGATCGTGATGCTGGTGAACCTGCTGGTCGATGTCCTTTACGGCATCATCAACCCCAAAATTCGGAGGCGGTAA
- a CDS encoding ABC transporter permease subunit: MAELSATPPKTEDRPSALREFWYYFSENRGAVIGLWVFAAFVFCATFAPLLAPYDPTEQFRDHILQPPAWQEGGSWAFPLGTDPLGRDMLSRLIMGSRYSFFVGIVVVCVAVSGGVMIGLLSGFAPKWVDTLIMRVMDIVLAFPSLLLALVLVAILGPSLTNAMIAIAIVFQPHYVRLTRASVLAERQKDYVTSARVAGAGRSRLMFITVLPNCLAPIIVQAALSFSTAILDAAALGFLGMGAQPPTPEWGTMLAEAREFILRAWWVVTFPGLAILVTVLAINLMGDGLRDALDPKLKRS; the protein is encoded by the coding sequence ATGGCCGAACTATCCGCAACCCCGCCCAAAACGGAAGACCGCCCCAGCGCCCTGCGCGAGTTCTGGTACTACTTCAGCGAAAACCGCGGTGCTGTCATCGGGCTGTGGGTTTTTGCCGCCTTTGTATTCTGCGCCACTTTTGCGCCCCTTCTGGCCCCTTACGACCCGACGGAACAGTTCCGCGACCATATCCTGCAACCGCCTGCATGGCAGGAGGGCGGAAGCTGGGCTTTCCCGTTGGGTACCGATCCGCTGGGTCGGGACATGCTGTCGCGCCTGATCATGGGCTCGCGCTATTCCTTTTTTGTCGGAATCGTCGTCGTCTGTGTGGCCGTGTCGGGCGGCGTGATGATTGGCCTGCTGTCGGGCTTTGCCCCCAAATGGGTCGATACGCTGATCATGCGGGTGATGGATATCGTTCTGGCCTTTCCGTCGCTGCTGTTGGCACTGGTGCTGGTGGCCATCCTTGGCCCGTCGCTGACCAACGCGATGATTGCCATCGCCATCGTTTTCCAGCCCCACTACGTGCGCCTGACCCGCGCATCGGTTCTGGCGGAACGCCAGAAAGACTATGTCACTTCGGCGCGCGTGGCCGGTGCTGGCCGGTCACGACTGATGTTCATCACCGTGCTGCCCAATTGCCTGGCACCCATCATCGTACAAGCGGCACTGTCCTTCTCGACAGCGATTCTGGACGCAGCCGCCTTGGGCTTTCTGGGCATGGGTGCACAGCCGCCCACGCCGGAATGGGGCACCATGCTGGCCGAAGCGCGCGAATTCATACTGCGCGCCTGGTGGGTGGTTACCTTCCCTGGTCTGGCAATCCTTGTCACCGTACTTGCCATCAACCTGATGGGCGACGGCCTGCGCGATGCGCTGGACCCGAAACTGAAACGGAGCTGA
- a CDS encoding ABC transporter ATP-binding protein codes for MSLLQIRNLTVEFATASGRFRAVDGVDLSVDKGELLAIVGESGSGKSVSMLALMGLLPWTATITADEMRFEGLDLAGLSARERRRIIGKDMAMIFQEPMSSLNPCFTVGFQIKEALRIHLGLNRKDRHQRAIELFDQVGIPAPESRLSTFPHQMSGGMNQRVMIAMAIACKPKLLIADEPTTALDVTIQAQILDLLVRLRDEHDMGLVLITHDMGVVAETAERVQVQYAGQKVEEQPVRDLFRTPRHPYTSALLSALPERATSKILPTIPGVVPGQFDRPAGCLFSPRCRFADATCAEIPPTPHAEAFGKARCHHVEKIAAGELA; via the coding sequence ATGAGCCTTTTGCAGATCCGCAACCTGACTGTTGAATTCGCCACAGCCTCGGGCAGGTTCCGCGCCGTGGATGGCGTAGATCTGTCGGTGGACAAGGGGGAGTTGCTGGCCATCGTGGGTGAAAGCGGCTCGGGTAAATCGGTGTCGATGTTGGCGCTGATGGGGTTGTTGCCCTGGACCGCGACGATCACCGCTGACGAGATGCGATTTGAGGGGCTCGATCTTGCCGGCCTTTCGGCCCGTGAACGCCGCAGGATCATCGGCAAGGACATGGCGATGATCTTTCAGGAGCCGATGTCGTCGCTGAACCCCTGTTTCACGGTGGGATTCCAGATCAAAGAGGCCCTGCGCATCCATCTGGGATTGAACCGCAAGGACCGCCACCAGCGCGCGATTGAGCTGTTCGACCAGGTTGGCATCCCGGCCCCGGAAAGCCGCCTGAGCACCTTTCCACACCAGATGTCAGGGGGCATGAACCAGCGCGTCATGATCGCGATGGCCATCGCCTGCAAGCCCAAGCTGCTGATTGCAGACGAACCCACCACTGCGCTGGACGTCACCATTCAGGCGCAGATACTCGACCTGCTGGTTCGATTGCGGGACGAACACGATATGGGCCTTGTGCTGATCACCCATGACATGGGGGTGGTGGCCGAAACCGCCGAACGGGTTCAGGTGCAATATGCCGGACAAAAAGTCGAAGAGCAGCCCGTGCGTGATTTGTTCCGCACGCCGCGTCATCCCTATACATCGGCCCTGCTGAGCGCCTTGCCCGAGCGCGCGACCTCCAAGATCCTCCCGACGATTCCCGGCGTTGTGCCGGGCCAATTCGATCGCCCCGCAGGGTGCCTGTTCAGCCCGCGATGCCGGTTTGCTGATGCAACTTGCGCTGAAATACCACCGACCCCCCATGCCGAAGCCTTCGGCAAGGCACGTTGCCACCACGTAGAAAAAATCGCGGCCGGAGAATTGGCATGA